One genomic region from Vanacampus margaritifer isolate UIUO_Vmar chromosome 2, RoL_Vmar_1.0, whole genome shotgun sequence encodes:
- the med25 gene encoding mediator of RNA polymerase II transcription subunit 25 isoform X4: MVSLMEASTKPGSNQVADVVFVIEGTANLGPYFESLRKNYVLPAIEYFNGGPPAETDFGGDYGGTQYGLVVFNTVDCAPESYVQCHAPTSSAFEFVSWIDSIQFMGGGAESCSLIAEGLSVALQLFDDFKKMREQIGQTHKVCVLLCNSPPYLLPAVESVSYTGCTADNLVKIIRDRGIHFSVVAPRKLPALRALFERASPVGGVVEPHPDYSQDMVLVRGISLPVSSVGGPVPLKPVLPPQTVNQPLVGGPQAPPPMSAAHPYQNPPTMTAAQVAAQMVVEAAKGQKNRFSGMVTAGSPFAGQPSMPSLSGVKLNSPSISTVTTAGQSLMPQQPGAPNQQQQTVPPPGQPPPNQQPQPPAQQQPPPNQPAPPTAQANMSGVQAPQGNPNPMGQQQGMANKIVAWSGVLEWQEKPKASSMDSATNLTRSLPCQVQVNQGENLNTDQWPQKLIMQLIPQQLLTTLGPLFRNSRMVQFLFTNKDMESLKGLYRIMANGFAGCVHFPHTTSPCEVRVLMLLYSSKKRIFMGLIPNDQSGFVNGIRQVITNHKQIQSHRAMGGGGGPMQPGQVQPNQNFLNRPPGPIPVSHGNVQQQMSMRAAGPNSQQAPVSGAPPNQVTQGGQAPPQGPILRLANPGANPQLRSLLLSQQQPQGGVSHMPGMMTHQGLGQQMVHSAPGAGAQMQAQWRQPMPGQMLMSGAQRGVVSQPGMPQVSSVMEDEILMDLI, encoded by the exons ATGGTGTCCCTCATGGAGGCTTCCACCAAGCCGGGCAGCAACCAGGTGGCTGATGTGGTCTTTGTCATTGAGGGCACGGCCAATCTGGGGCCGTACTTTGAATCCCTCAGGAAGAATTACGTACTTCCAGCTATTGA GTATTTCAATGGAGGACCGCCAGCGGAAACAGACTTTGGAGGCGAT TACGGGGGGACTCAGTACGGCCTGGTAGTGTTCAACACAGTGGACTGCGCTCCTGAATCGTACGTTCAATGTCACGCTCCCACCAGCTCGGCCTTCGAGTTTGTTTCCTGGATTGACAGCATCCA ATTCATGGGGGGAGGAGCGGAGAGTTGTAGCCTGATTGCGGAAGGCCTCTCTGTAGCCTTACAGCTCTTTGACGACTTCAAGAAGATGCGGGAACAAAT AGGTCAGACACACAAAGTGTGCGTCCTGCTGTGTAACTCTCCGCCGTACTTGCTTCCTGCTGTGGAGAGCGTTAGCTACACAGGCTGCACTGCCGACAACCTGGTCAAAATCATCAGAGAT AGAGGAATCCACTTCTCTGTGGTGGCTCCGAGGAAGCTGCCCGCCCTGAGAGCATTGTTTGAGCGGGCGTCTCCAGTAGGGGGTGTTGTGGAGCCCCATCCAGACTACAGCCAAGACATGGTGCTGGTCAGGGGCATTTCGCTGCCTG TGTCGTCAGTTGGAGGCCCCGTGCCCCTGAAGCCTGTCCTGCCGCCTCAGACTGTCAATCAGCCTCTGGTCGGAGGCCCGCAGGCTCCTCCCCCCATGAGCGCAGCACATCCTTATCAG AATCCACCCACCATGACTGCTGCTCAGGTGGCTGCACAGATGGTTGTGGAGGCAGCCAAAGGCCAGAAGAACCGAT TCTCGGGGATGGTCACTGCGGGCTCGCCATTCGCTGGCCAGCCGTCCATGCCGTCGCTATCTGGGGTGAAGCTCAACTCGCCCAGCATCTCCACTGTAACCACAGCCGGTCAGTCCCTCATGCCGCAGCAGCCGGGCGCTCCCAACCAGCAGCAGCAGACGGTGCCGCCACCCGGTCAACCGCCACCCAATCAGCAGCCTCAACCGCCTGCTCAACAGCAGCCGCCGCCGAACCAGCCCGCGCCCCCCACGGCACAGGCCAACATG tcggGTGTGCAGGCACCACAAGGGAACCCCAATCCGATGGGGCAGCAACAGGGCATGGCCAACAAGATTGTGGCGTGGAGCGGCGTGCTGGAGTGGCAGGAG AAGCCCAAAGCCTCCTCCATGGATTCCGCCACCAATCTGACACGCTCCCTGCCGTGTCAAGTGCAGGTTAACCAGGGGGAGAACTT AAACACAGACCAATGGCCACAGAAGCTCATCATGCAGCTGATCCCGCAGCAGCTTTTG ACGACATTGGGTCCCCTGTTCAGGAACTCTCGAATGGTTCAGTTTCTCTTCACCAACAAGGACATGGAGTCGCTCAAAGGCCTCTACCGCATTATGGCCAACGGTTTC GCCGGCTGTGTCCATTTCCCACACACCACCTCACCATGCGAGGTGCGCGTCCTAATGCTGCTCTATTCCTCCAAGAAGCGCATCTTCATGGGCCTCATCCCCAATGACCAGAGCGGCTTCGTCAATGGTATCCGACAGGTCATCACCAACCACAAGCAGATCCAGAGTCACCGTGCG ATGGGCGGCGGTGGCGGTCCAATGCAACCTGGACAAGTCCAACCCAACCAGAACTTCCTCAACCGGCCCCCCGGCCCCATCCCTGTCTCCCACGGCAATGTGCAGCAGCAG ATGAGCATGAGAGCCGCCGGGCCCAACAGCCAGCAGGCGCCCGTCAGCGGGGCGCCGCCCAATCAGGTGACGCAGGGTGGCCAAGCTCCTCCCCAGGGCCCCATCCTGCGCTTAGCCAACCCTGGGGCCAATCCGCAACTGCGCAGCCTCCTCCTCAGCCAACAACAGCCG CAGGGAGGCGTGTCCCACATGCCCGGGATGATGACGCACCAGGGACTCGGCCAGCAGATGGTCCACTCGGCGCCGGGAGCGGGCGCTCAAAT
- the med25 gene encoding mediator of RNA polymerase II transcription subunit 25 isoform X3: MVSLMEASTKPGSNQVADVVFVIEGTANLGPYFESLRKNYVLPAIEYFNGGPPAETDFGGDYGGTQYGLVVFNTVDCAPESYVQCHAPTSSAFEFVSWIDSIQFMGGGAESCSLIAEGLSVALQLFDDFKKMREQIGQTHKVCVLLCNSPPYLLPAVESVSYTGCTADNLVKIIRDRGIHFSVVAPRKLPALRALFERASPVGGVVEPHPDYSQDMVLVRGISLPVSSVGGPVPLKPVLPPQTVNQPLVGGPQAPPPMSAAHPYQNPPTMTAAQVAAQMVVEAAKGQKNRFSGMVTAGSPFAGQPSMPSLSGVKLNSPSISTVTTAGQSLMPQQPGAPNQQQQTVPPPGQPPPNQQPQPPAQQQPPPNQPAPPTAQANMAPQGNPNPMGQQQGMANKIVAWSGVLEWQEKPKASSMDSATNLTRSLPCQVQVNQGENLNTDQWPQKLIMQLIPQQLLTTLGPLFRNSRMVQFLFTNKDMESLKGLYRIMANGFAGCVHFPHTTSPCEVRVLMLLYSSKKRIFMGLIPNDQSGFVNGIRQVITNHKQIQSHRAMGGGGGPMQPGQVQPNQNFLNRPPGPIPVSHGNVQQQSVVVGMPPVSQVTMMEEQQRQNNMMSMRAAGPNSQQAPVSGAPPNQVTQGGQAPPQGPILRLANPGANPQLRSLLLSQQQPQGGVSHMPGMMTHQGLGQQMVHSAPGAGAQMQAQWRQPMPGQMLMSGAQRGVVSQPGMPQVSSVMEDEILMDLI; the protein is encoded by the exons ATGGTGTCCCTCATGGAGGCTTCCACCAAGCCGGGCAGCAACCAGGTGGCTGATGTGGTCTTTGTCATTGAGGGCACGGCCAATCTGGGGCCGTACTTTGAATCCCTCAGGAAGAATTACGTACTTCCAGCTATTGA GTATTTCAATGGAGGACCGCCAGCGGAAACAGACTTTGGAGGCGAT TACGGGGGGACTCAGTACGGCCTGGTAGTGTTCAACACAGTGGACTGCGCTCCTGAATCGTACGTTCAATGTCACGCTCCCACCAGCTCGGCCTTCGAGTTTGTTTCCTGGATTGACAGCATCCA ATTCATGGGGGGAGGAGCGGAGAGTTGTAGCCTGATTGCGGAAGGCCTCTCTGTAGCCTTACAGCTCTTTGACGACTTCAAGAAGATGCGGGAACAAAT AGGTCAGACACACAAAGTGTGCGTCCTGCTGTGTAACTCTCCGCCGTACTTGCTTCCTGCTGTGGAGAGCGTTAGCTACACAGGCTGCACTGCCGACAACCTGGTCAAAATCATCAGAGAT AGAGGAATCCACTTCTCTGTGGTGGCTCCGAGGAAGCTGCCCGCCCTGAGAGCATTGTTTGAGCGGGCGTCTCCAGTAGGGGGTGTTGTGGAGCCCCATCCAGACTACAGCCAAGACATGGTGCTGGTCAGGGGCATTTCGCTGCCTG TGTCGTCAGTTGGAGGCCCCGTGCCCCTGAAGCCTGTCCTGCCGCCTCAGACTGTCAATCAGCCTCTGGTCGGAGGCCCGCAGGCTCCTCCCCCCATGAGCGCAGCACATCCTTATCAG AATCCACCCACCATGACTGCTGCTCAGGTGGCTGCACAGATGGTTGTGGAGGCAGCCAAAGGCCAGAAGAACCGAT TCTCGGGGATGGTCACTGCGGGCTCGCCATTCGCTGGCCAGCCGTCCATGCCGTCGCTATCTGGGGTGAAGCTCAACTCGCCCAGCATCTCCACTGTAACCACAGCCGGTCAGTCCCTCATGCCGCAGCAGCCGGGCGCTCCCAACCAGCAGCAGCAGACGGTGCCGCCACCCGGTCAACCGCCACCCAATCAGCAGCCTCAACCGCCTGCTCAACAGCAGCCGCCGCCGAACCAGCCCGCGCCCCCCACGGCACAGGCCAACATG GCACCACAAGGGAACCCCAATCCGATGGGGCAGCAACAGGGCATGGCCAACAAGATTGTGGCGTGGAGCGGCGTGCTGGAGTGGCAGGAG AAGCCCAAAGCCTCCTCCATGGATTCCGCCACCAATCTGACACGCTCCCTGCCGTGTCAAGTGCAGGTTAACCAGGGGGAGAACTT AAACACAGACCAATGGCCACAGAAGCTCATCATGCAGCTGATCCCGCAGCAGCTTTTG ACGACATTGGGTCCCCTGTTCAGGAACTCTCGAATGGTTCAGTTTCTCTTCACCAACAAGGACATGGAGTCGCTCAAAGGCCTCTACCGCATTATGGCCAACGGTTTC GCCGGCTGTGTCCATTTCCCACACACCACCTCACCATGCGAGGTGCGCGTCCTAATGCTGCTCTATTCCTCCAAGAAGCGCATCTTCATGGGCCTCATCCCCAATGACCAGAGCGGCTTCGTCAATGGTATCCGACAGGTCATCACCAACCACAAGCAGATCCAGAGTCACCGTGCG ATGGGCGGCGGTGGCGGTCCAATGCAACCTGGACAAGTCCAACCCAACCAGAACTTCCTCAACCGGCCCCCCGGCCCCATCCCTGTCTCCCACGGCAATGTGCAGCAGCAG TCGGTGGTGGTGGGCATGCCCCCTGTTAGTCAGGTCACTATGATGGAGGAGCAGCAGAGACAGAACAACATG ATGAGCATGAGAGCCGCCGGGCCCAACAGCCAGCAGGCGCCCGTCAGCGGGGCGCCGCCCAATCAGGTGACGCAGGGTGGCCAAGCTCCTCCCCAGGGCCCCATCCTGCGCTTAGCCAACCCTGGGGCCAATCCGCAACTGCGCAGCCTCCTCCTCAGCCAACAACAGCCG CAGGGAGGCGTGTCCCACATGCCCGGGATGATGACGCACCAGGGACTCGGCCAGCAGATGGTCCACTCGGCGCCGGGAGCGGGCGCTCAAAT
- the med25 gene encoding mediator of RNA polymerase II transcription subunit 25 isoform X2 yields MVSLMEASTKPGSNQVADVVFVIEGTANLGPYFESLRKNYVLPAIEYFNGGPPAETDFGGDYGGTQYGLVVFNTVDCAPESYVQCHAPTSSAFEFVSWIDSIQFMGGGAESCSLIAEGLSVALQLFDDFKKMREQIGQTHKVCVLLCNSPPYLLPAVESVSYTGCTADNLVKIIRDRGIHFSVVAPRKLPALRALFERASPVGGVVEPHPDYSQDMVLVRGISLPVSSVGGPVPLKPVLPPQTVNQPLVGGPQAPPPMSAAHPYQNPPTMTAAQVAAQMVVEAAKGQKNRFSGMVTAGSPFAGQPSMPSLSGVKLNSPSISTVTTAGQSLMPQQPGAPNQQQQTVPPPGQPPPNQQPQPPAQQQPPPNQPAPPTAQANMSGVQAPQGNPNPMGQQQGMANKIVAWSGVLEWQEKPKASSMDSATNLTRSLPCQVQVNQGENLNTDQWPQKLIMQLIPQQLLTTLGPLFRNSRMVQFLFTNKDMESLKGLYRIMANGFAGCVHFPHTTSPCEVRVLMLLYSSKKRIFMGLIPNDQSGFVNGIRQVITNHKQIQSHRAMGGGGGPMQPGQVQPNQNFLNRPPGPIPVSHGNVQQQSVVVGMPPVSQVTMMEEQQRQNNMMSMRAAGPNSQQAPVSGAPPNQVTQGGQAPPQGPILRLANPGANPQLRSLLLSQQQPGGVSHMPGMMTHQGLGQQMVHSAPGAGAQMQAQWRQPMPGQMLMSGAQRGVVSQPGMPQVSSVMEDEILMDLI; encoded by the exons ATGGTGTCCCTCATGGAGGCTTCCACCAAGCCGGGCAGCAACCAGGTGGCTGATGTGGTCTTTGTCATTGAGGGCACGGCCAATCTGGGGCCGTACTTTGAATCCCTCAGGAAGAATTACGTACTTCCAGCTATTGA GTATTTCAATGGAGGACCGCCAGCGGAAACAGACTTTGGAGGCGAT TACGGGGGGACTCAGTACGGCCTGGTAGTGTTCAACACAGTGGACTGCGCTCCTGAATCGTACGTTCAATGTCACGCTCCCACCAGCTCGGCCTTCGAGTTTGTTTCCTGGATTGACAGCATCCA ATTCATGGGGGGAGGAGCGGAGAGTTGTAGCCTGATTGCGGAAGGCCTCTCTGTAGCCTTACAGCTCTTTGACGACTTCAAGAAGATGCGGGAACAAAT AGGTCAGACACACAAAGTGTGCGTCCTGCTGTGTAACTCTCCGCCGTACTTGCTTCCTGCTGTGGAGAGCGTTAGCTACACAGGCTGCACTGCCGACAACCTGGTCAAAATCATCAGAGAT AGAGGAATCCACTTCTCTGTGGTGGCTCCGAGGAAGCTGCCCGCCCTGAGAGCATTGTTTGAGCGGGCGTCTCCAGTAGGGGGTGTTGTGGAGCCCCATCCAGACTACAGCCAAGACATGGTGCTGGTCAGGGGCATTTCGCTGCCTG TGTCGTCAGTTGGAGGCCCCGTGCCCCTGAAGCCTGTCCTGCCGCCTCAGACTGTCAATCAGCCTCTGGTCGGAGGCCCGCAGGCTCCTCCCCCCATGAGCGCAGCACATCCTTATCAG AATCCACCCACCATGACTGCTGCTCAGGTGGCTGCACAGATGGTTGTGGAGGCAGCCAAAGGCCAGAAGAACCGAT TCTCGGGGATGGTCACTGCGGGCTCGCCATTCGCTGGCCAGCCGTCCATGCCGTCGCTATCTGGGGTGAAGCTCAACTCGCCCAGCATCTCCACTGTAACCACAGCCGGTCAGTCCCTCATGCCGCAGCAGCCGGGCGCTCCCAACCAGCAGCAGCAGACGGTGCCGCCACCCGGTCAACCGCCACCCAATCAGCAGCCTCAACCGCCTGCTCAACAGCAGCCGCCGCCGAACCAGCCCGCGCCCCCCACGGCACAGGCCAACATG tcggGTGTGCAGGCACCACAAGGGAACCCCAATCCGATGGGGCAGCAACAGGGCATGGCCAACAAGATTGTGGCGTGGAGCGGCGTGCTGGAGTGGCAGGAG AAGCCCAAAGCCTCCTCCATGGATTCCGCCACCAATCTGACACGCTCCCTGCCGTGTCAAGTGCAGGTTAACCAGGGGGAGAACTT AAACACAGACCAATGGCCACAGAAGCTCATCATGCAGCTGATCCCGCAGCAGCTTTTG ACGACATTGGGTCCCCTGTTCAGGAACTCTCGAATGGTTCAGTTTCTCTTCACCAACAAGGACATGGAGTCGCTCAAAGGCCTCTACCGCATTATGGCCAACGGTTTC GCCGGCTGTGTCCATTTCCCACACACCACCTCACCATGCGAGGTGCGCGTCCTAATGCTGCTCTATTCCTCCAAGAAGCGCATCTTCATGGGCCTCATCCCCAATGACCAGAGCGGCTTCGTCAATGGTATCCGACAGGTCATCACCAACCACAAGCAGATCCAGAGTCACCGTGCG ATGGGCGGCGGTGGCGGTCCAATGCAACCTGGACAAGTCCAACCCAACCAGAACTTCCTCAACCGGCCCCCCGGCCCCATCCCTGTCTCCCACGGCAATGTGCAGCAGCAG TCGGTGGTGGTGGGCATGCCCCCTGTTAGTCAGGTCACTATGATGGAGGAGCAGCAGAGACAGAACAACATG ATGAGCATGAGAGCCGCCGGGCCCAACAGCCAGCAGGCGCCCGTCAGCGGGGCGCCGCCCAATCAGGTGACGCAGGGTGGCCAAGCTCCTCCCCAGGGCCCCATCCTGCGCTTAGCCAACCCTGGGGCCAATCCGCAACTGCGCAGCCTCCTCCTCAGCCAACAACAGCCG GGAGGCGTGTCCCACATGCCCGGGATGATGACGCACCAGGGACTCGGCCAGCAGATGGTCCACTCGGCGCCGGGAGCGGGCGCTCAAAT
- the med25 gene encoding mediator of RNA polymerase II transcription subunit 25 isoform X1, translating into MVSLMEASTKPGSNQVADVVFVIEGTANLGPYFESLRKNYVLPAIEYFNGGPPAETDFGGDYGGTQYGLVVFNTVDCAPESYVQCHAPTSSAFEFVSWIDSIQFMGGGAESCSLIAEGLSVALQLFDDFKKMREQIGQTHKVCVLLCNSPPYLLPAVESVSYTGCTADNLVKIIRDRGIHFSVVAPRKLPALRALFERASPVGGVVEPHPDYSQDMVLVRGISLPVSSVGGPVPLKPVLPPQTVNQPLVGGPQAPPPMSAAHPYQNPPTMTAAQVAAQMVVEAAKGQKNRFSGMVTAGSPFAGQPSMPSLSGVKLNSPSISTVTTAGQSLMPQQPGAPNQQQQTVPPPGQPPPNQQPQPPAQQQPPPNQPAPPTAQANMSGVQAPQGNPNPMGQQQGMANKIVAWSGVLEWQEKPKASSMDSATNLTRSLPCQVQVNQGENLNTDQWPQKLIMQLIPQQLLTTLGPLFRNSRMVQFLFTNKDMESLKGLYRIMANGFAGCVHFPHTTSPCEVRVLMLLYSSKKRIFMGLIPNDQSGFVNGIRQVITNHKQIQSHRAMGGGGGPMQPGQVQPNQNFLNRPPGPIPVSHGNVQQQSVVVGMPPVSQVTMMEEQQRQNNMMSMRAAGPNSQQAPVSGAPPNQVTQGGQAPPQGPILRLANPGANPQLRSLLLSQQQPQGGVSHMPGMMTHQGLGQQMVHSAPGAGAQMQAQWRQPMPGQMLMSGAQRGVVSQPGMPQVSSVMEDEILMDLI; encoded by the exons ATGGTGTCCCTCATGGAGGCTTCCACCAAGCCGGGCAGCAACCAGGTGGCTGATGTGGTCTTTGTCATTGAGGGCACGGCCAATCTGGGGCCGTACTTTGAATCCCTCAGGAAGAATTACGTACTTCCAGCTATTGA GTATTTCAATGGAGGACCGCCAGCGGAAACAGACTTTGGAGGCGAT TACGGGGGGACTCAGTACGGCCTGGTAGTGTTCAACACAGTGGACTGCGCTCCTGAATCGTACGTTCAATGTCACGCTCCCACCAGCTCGGCCTTCGAGTTTGTTTCCTGGATTGACAGCATCCA ATTCATGGGGGGAGGAGCGGAGAGTTGTAGCCTGATTGCGGAAGGCCTCTCTGTAGCCTTACAGCTCTTTGACGACTTCAAGAAGATGCGGGAACAAAT AGGTCAGACACACAAAGTGTGCGTCCTGCTGTGTAACTCTCCGCCGTACTTGCTTCCTGCTGTGGAGAGCGTTAGCTACACAGGCTGCACTGCCGACAACCTGGTCAAAATCATCAGAGAT AGAGGAATCCACTTCTCTGTGGTGGCTCCGAGGAAGCTGCCCGCCCTGAGAGCATTGTTTGAGCGGGCGTCTCCAGTAGGGGGTGTTGTGGAGCCCCATCCAGACTACAGCCAAGACATGGTGCTGGTCAGGGGCATTTCGCTGCCTG TGTCGTCAGTTGGAGGCCCCGTGCCCCTGAAGCCTGTCCTGCCGCCTCAGACTGTCAATCAGCCTCTGGTCGGAGGCCCGCAGGCTCCTCCCCCCATGAGCGCAGCACATCCTTATCAG AATCCACCCACCATGACTGCTGCTCAGGTGGCTGCACAGATGGTTGTGGAGGCAGCCAAAGGCCAGAAGAACCGAT TCTCGGGGATGGTCACTGCGGGCTCGCCATTCGCTGGCCAGCCGTCCATGCCGTCGCTATCTGGGGTGAAGCTCAACTCGCCCAGCATCTCCACTGTAACCACAGCCGGTCAGTCCCTCATGCCGCAGCAGCCGGGCGCTCCCAACCAGCAGCAGCAGACGGTGCCGCCACCCGGTCAACCGCCACCCAATCAGCAGCCTCAACCGCCTGCTCAACAGCAGCCGCCGCCGAACCAGCCCGCGCCCCCCACGGCACAGGCCAACATG tcggGTGTGCAGGCACCACAAGGGAACCCCAATCCGATGGGGCAGCAACAGGGCATGGCCAACAAGATTGTGGCGTGGAGCGGCGTGCTGGAGTGGCAGGAG AAGCCCAAAGCCTCCTCCATGGATTCCGCCACCAATCTGACACGCTCCCTGCCGTGTCAAGTGCAGGTTAACCAGGGGGAGAACTT AAACACAGACCAATGGCCACAGAAGCTCATCATGCAGCTGATCCCGCAGCAGCTTTTG ACGACATTGGGTCCCCTGTTCAGGAACTCTCGAATGGTTCAGTTTCTCTTCACCAACAAGGACATGGAGTCGCTCAAAGGCCTCTACCGCATTATGGCCAACGGTTTC GCCGGCTGTGTCCATTTCCCACACACCACCTCACCATGCGAGGTGCGCGTCCTAATGCTGCTCTATTCCTCCAAGAAGCGCATCTTCATGGGCCTCATCCCCAATGACCAGAGCGGCTTCGTCAATGGTATCCGACAGGTCATCACCAACCACAAGCAGATCCAGAGTCACCGTGCG ATGGGCGGCGGTGGCGGTCCAATGCAACCTGGACAAGTCCAACCCAACCAGAACTTCCTCAACCGGCCCCCCGGCCCCATCCCTGTCTCCCACGGCAATGTGCAGCAGCAG TCGGTGGTGGTGGGCATGCCCCCTGTTAGTCAGGTCACTATGATGGAGGAGCAGCAGAGACAGAACAACATG ATGAGCATGAGAGCCGCCGGGCCCAACAGCCAGCAGGCGCCCGTCAGCGGGGCGCCGCCCAATCAGGTGACGCAGGGTGGCCAAGCTCCTCCCCAGGGCCCCATCCTGCGCTTAGCCAACCCTGGGGCCAATCCGCAACTGCGCAGCCTCCTCCTCAGCCAACAACAGCCG CAGGGAGGCGTGTCCCACATGCCCGGGATGATGACGCACCAGGGACTCGGCCAGCAGATGGTCCACTCGGCGCCGGGAGCGGGCGCTCAAAT